A genomic region of Glycine max cultivar Williams 82 chromosome 15, Glycine_max_v4.0, whole genome shotgun sequence contains the following coding sequences:
- the LOC102661437 gene encoding uncharacterized protein: protein MEGNCSAVIQHILPPKHKDPGSITIPCSIGEVSVGKALIDLGASINLMPLSMCRRLGELEIMPTRMTLQLADRSITKPYGVIEDVLVWVKHLLFPADFVVMDIEEDADIPSILGRPFMSTANCVVDMGKKKLEMGIEDQ, encoded by the coding sequence ATGGAGGGAAACTGCAGCGCTGTGATTCAACATATCCTTCCACCAAAACATAAAGATCCAGGCAGCAtcactataccttgttctatagGTGAAGTTTCTGTTGGCAAAGCTCTTATTGATTTGGGAGCTAGTATTAATTTGATGCCGCTTTCCATGTGTCGGAGACttggagagttggagataatgCCTACTAGGATGACTTTACAGTTAGCAGATCGCTCCATCACCAAACCTTATGGAGTGATTGAGGATGTTCTGGTTTGGGTCAAGCATCTATTATTTCCTGCTGACTTCGTTGTAATGGACATTGAGGAAGATGCAGATATTCCCTCAATTTTGGGACGTCCATTTATGTCTACTGCAAATTGTGTAGTGGACATGGGGAAGAAAAAGTTAGAAATGGGTATTGAAGACCAATAG